A window from Nitrospirota bacterium encodes these proteins:
- a CDS encoding co-chaperone GroES yields MATATKKGTLTFKPLKDRVFVSYSEEMEKTAGGIYIPEAAKEKPQKGKIEGIGAEVKSVKIGDLILFDKYSGSKINIDNVEYLILKEEDILGIFEA; encoded by the coding sequence ATGGCGACTGCAACAAAAAAAGGAACATTAACTTTCAAACCCTTAAAAGACAGGGTATTTGTAAGTTATTCTGAAGAAATGGAAAAAACCGCCGGTGGAATTTATATTCCGGAAGCGGCAAAAGAGAAGCCTCAAAAAGGAAAAATTGAAGGGATTGGCGCGGAAGTAAAGTCAGTAAAAATAGGGGACCTTATTTTATTTGACAAATATTCCGGTTCCAAAATAAACATTGATAACGTGGAATATCTCATTTTAAAAGAAGAAGATATTCTTGGTATTTTCGAAGCTTAA
- the groL gene encoding chaperonin GroEL (60 kDa chaperone family; promotes refolding of misfolded polypeptides especially under stressful conditions; forms two stacked rings of heptamers to form a barrel-shaped 14mer; ends can be capped by GroES; misfolded proteins enter the barrel where they are refolded when GroES binds), translating into MAKQILFSEDARTLILRGVNQLTDAVKATLGPRGRNAVIEKKFGAPTITKDGVTVAKEIELKDPYENMGAQLVKEVASKTSDTAGDGTTTATVLAQAIYREGVKHTSAGANAMDIKRGIERAVELVVEELKKISKPCQSKKEISQIGTISANNDKTIGDLISEAMEKVGKDGVITVEEAKSMSTSLEVVEGMQFDRGYISPYFVTDSDRMETVLEDAFILINEKKISTMKDLLPILEQIAKMGKPFLILSEDVEGEALATLVVNKLRGTLNCAAVKAPGFGDRRKAMLEDIAILTGGQVISEDLGLKLENVKISDLGRAKRITIDKDNTTIVEGAGDQAKIQGRVKQIKAQVEETTSDYDKEKLQERLAKIVGGVAVINVGAATETEMKEKKARVEDALHATKAAVEEGIVPGGGVALLRCLSALAKLELGGDLQWGVNIVKRALEEPIRQIAENAGFEGSVVVEKVKNEKGNNGFDAATGNYVNMVDAGIIDPTKVTRSALQNAASVSGLMLTTEVMIADIPEEKKTPMMPPGAGGGMGDMY; encoded by the coding sequence ATGGCAAAACAAATATTATTTAGCGAAGATGCGCGAACATTAATTTTAAGAGGGGTGAATCAGTTGACAGATGCCGTAAAGGCCACCTTGGGACCCCGTGGAAGAAATGCGGTCATCGAAAAGAAATTTGGCGCTCCCACGATCACCAAGGACGGCGTTACGGTTGCAAAGGAAATTGAGTTAAAAGATCCGTATGAAAATATGGGTGCGCAATTGGTTAAGGAAGTTGCCAGTAAAACAAGTGATACCGCCGGTGACGGAACGACAACCGCCACAGTCTTAGCCCAGGCGATCTATCGGGAAGGGGTCAAACATACCTCCGCCGGAGCCAACGCCATGGATATTAAGCGGGGAATTGAACGCGCAGTGGAATTGGTGGTCGAAGAGTTAAAGAAAATCAGCAAGCCCTGTCAGTCAAAAAAAGAAATTTCACAAATCGGAACGATTTCAGCCAATAACGACAAAACCATTGGCGACTTAATTTCCGAAGCAATGGAAAAAGTTGGAAAAGACGGCGTCATTACGGTGGAAGAAGCAAAAAGTATGTCGACCTCTCTGGAAGTGGTTGAAGGAATGCAGTTTGACCGCGGCTATATTTCTCCTTACTTCGTCACCGATTCCGATCGTATGGAAACCGTATTGGAAGACGCTTTTATTCTCATCAATGAGAAAAAAATCAGCACCATGAAAGACCTTCTCCCCATTCTCGAACAGATTGCGAAAATGGGAAAACCCTTCCTGATTCTTAGCGAAGATGTTGAAGGGGAAGCTTTGGCAACGCTGGTAGTCAATAAACTGAGAGGGACCCTCAATTGCGCGGCAGTTAAGGCCCCGGGATTTGGCGACCGAAGGAAGGCGATGCTTGAAGATATCGCGATTTTAACCGGAGGACAGGTCATTTCAGAAGACCTTGGTCTTAAATTGGAAAACGTTAAAATTTCTGATTTGGGAAGAGCAAAAAGAATTACCATTGACAAGGATAATACGACGATTGTCGAAGGCGCCGGAGATCAGGCGAAAATTCAAGGCCGGGTGAAACAAATCAAAGCCCAGGTTGAGGAAACAACCTCCGATTACGATAAGGAAAAGCTTCAGGAACGGCTTGCCAAGATTGTCGGGGGCGTGGCGGTGATTAATGTCGGCGCCGCGACAGAAACCGAAATGAAGGAAAAGAAAGCCCGGGTCGAAGACGCTCTTCACGCAACGAAAGCCGCTGTGGAAGAAGGAATCGTTCCTGGTGGCGGCGTCGCCCTTCTCCGCTGTCTTTCAGCTTTAGCGAAACTGGAACTCGGAGGTGATCTGCAATGGGGCGTCAATATCGTAAAAAGGGCCCTTGAAGAACCCATTCGTCAAATTGCTGAAAACGCGGGATTTGAAGGTTCTGTCGTCGTTGAAAAAGTTAAAAACGAAAAGGGAAATAACGGCTTTGATGCCGCAACCGGAAATTATGTCAATATGGTAGACGCGGGGATCATTGATCCTACCAAAGTGACCCGGAGCGCTTTACAGAATGCCGCCAGCGTTTCAGGTTTGATGCTGACCACTGAAGTGATGATTGCGGATATTCCGGAAGAGAAAAAAACTCCAATGATGCCGCCTGGAGCCGGGGGTGGAATGGGTGACATGTACTAA
- the trxA gene encoding thioredoxin has protein sequence MSEVLKAGSGNWDQEVLKTNGLVMVDFWAVWCGPCKMVAPIIDELATEYIGKLKVFKLNTDENQDVAGRYQIMGIPTLLFFKEGKVIEKLVGAMSKKQFKETIDRLLA, from the coding sequence ATGTCGGAAGTGCTAAAAGCGGGGTCAGGAAACTGGGATCAGGAAGTATTAAAGACAAATGGATTGGTGATGGTCGATTTCTGGGCCGTTTGGTGTGGTCCCTGTAAAATGGTTGCTCCCATTATTGACGAACTGGCGACCGAATATATTGGAAAATTAAAGGTTTTTAAATTGAACACCGACGAAAATCAGGACGTGGCCGGAAGGTATCAGATCATGGGGATTCCAACCCTTTTATTTTTTAAAGAGGGGAAAGTCATTGAAAAATTAGTCGGGGCAATGTCAAAAAAACAATTTAAAGAGACGATTGATCGTTTGTTAGCCTAA
- the recN gene encoding DNA repair protein RecN: MLQGLHIKDFAIIHDLHLDFGKGLNVITGETGAGKSIIVDALQTLLGGKGFQENIREGATEALIEGNFVLPPDFPLKEKYRNLHYLSEDEDEIVVRRLISSSGKNKSFLNGNLVNLSLLSELSEALLEIHGQNHQTSLFKKHTQLLLLDSFAGLIPLKRDYETLYQKWNNLLQKIQDLEKIEEEKKSKRSFLLFQIEELESANLSPDEELNLIREKEILSQSEFLKTKSAEAYHLLFEKEESAVLTNLQQIDRLINDLFSVDPQTEPMVQLFKTGQIHLKEACNLLRDYREKIEDQPETLERIERRLFDISQLKKKYGGTISESLNLLKNLKQEVEEIENLETHKHQLNLNLTETETNLNDLADRLSSKRKGASHELEKKLLKELKGLKFEQAQFKIILTPLTESAKFSRHGKETVSFLISLNPGYTPVEIEKVASGGELSRVMLALKTILSKEEAVPVLIFDEIDTGVGGAVAELIGKRLWELSTSQQIFCITHLAQIAAFGNTHFAVEKKIKSGKTSVFVNQLTEKDRIIEIGRMLGGIKITPNTIKHAEEMLARVPENI; the protein is encoded by the coding sequence ATGCTCCAGGGACTCCACATTAAAGACTTTGCCATTATTCATGACCTCCATCTTGATTTTGGAAAGGGCCTGAATGTCATTACCGGGGAGACAGGCGCAGGAAAATCAATTATTGTCGATGCCCTCCAAACCTTGCTTGGAGGCAAGGGTTTTCAGGAAAATATTCGGGAAGGCGCGACGGAGGCCCTTATTGAGGGAAACTTTGTTCTCCCGCCTGATTTCCCTTTAAAAGAAAAATACAGGAATTTACATTATTTGAGTGAAGATGAGGATGAAATTGTCGTAAGGAGACTAATTTCCTCATCCGGCAAAAATAAATCCTTTCTTAATGGAAACCTCGTGAACCTGTCTCTTCTTTCGGAATTATCCGAAGCGCTCCTCGAAATTCATGGGCAAAACCATCAGACCTCCCTGTTTAAGAAACACACCCAGCTTTTACTGCTTGATTCCTTTGCCGGCTTAATACCCTTAAAACGAGACTATGAAACTCTTTATCAAAAATGGAACAACCTTCTTCAAAAGATTCAGGATTTAGAAAAAATAGAAGAGGAAAAAAAGTCAAAAAGATCCTTTCTTCTTTTCCAAATTGAAGAGCTGGAATCGGCCAACCTGTCCCCGGATGAAGAATTGAATTTAATCCGGGAAAAGGAAATTTTATCCCAATCGGAATTTTTGAAAACAAAATCAGCCGAGGCTTACCACCTCCTTTTTGAAAAGGAAGAATCAGCGGTTTTAACCAATCTTCAGCAAATCGACCGGCTAATAAACGACCTTTTTTCGGTCGACCCGCAGACCGAACCTATGGTCCAACTTTTTAAAACCGGACAAATTCATCTTAAAGAGGCCTGCAATTTATTGCGAGATTATCGGGAGAAAATTGAGGATCAGCCTGAAACACTCGAAAGAATCGAGAGGCGTTTATTTGACATTTCTCAACTAAAAAAAAAGTACGGCGGTACGATTTCAGAGAGTCTAAACCTTTTGAAAAACCTTAAACAGGAAGTCGAAGAAATTGAAAACCTGGAAACCCATAAACATCAGTTAAATTTAAATTTGACTGAAACTGAAACAAATTTAAATGACCTGGCGGACCGGCTTTCCTCAAAAAGAAAAGGAGCTTCCCACGAATTAGAAAAAAAATTATTAAAGGAGCTCAAAGGACTTAAATTTGAACAAGCTCAGTTTAAGATCATCTTGACGCCATTGACTGAATCTGCGAAATTTTCCAGACACGGTAAGGAAACGGTCTCTTTTTTAATATCTTTAAATCCCGGATATACCCCGGTGGAAATTGAGAAGGTTGCCTCAGGAGGAGAACTGTCCAGAGTGATGCTCGCGTTAAAAACAATCCTGTCTAAAGAAGAAGCCGTTCCGGTTCTTATTTTTGATGAAATTGACACGGGAGTCGGCGGTGCGGTAGCTGAATTGATAGGAAAACGGTTATGGGAGCTATCCACGTCGCAACAAATTTTTTGTATCACCCATTTGGCCCAAATTGCGGCGTTCGGGAATACTCATTTTGCCGTGGAAAAAAAAATAAAAAGCGGTAAAACATCGGTTTTCGTTAACCAGCTCACTGAGAAAGATAGAATTATTGAAATCGGCCGAATGTTGGGCGGCATTAAAATTACGCCGAATACGATAAAGCACGCTGAAGAAATGCTGGCCAGAGTTCCCGAAAACATCTAG
- a CDS encoding response regulator, whose translation MKSKFDTNVLVVDDEMGPRESLKMILKPYYNVFTAENAQKALEILNETPIDLATLDFKMPGMTGTELLKEIRKSNEEISIIMITGFGTMKSAVEGIRYGASDYLVKPFEIMEIIEIVKKNLDKKKSKSQVNKFVNEMAQVMGVPVPRNDFSKFSSMRAYILKKMEICFSGFNSRFASKEEAIISSMKDLINAAESHSAWDSHSPSVAYFANLLGKKINLDPKTLEDLETAAWLHDLGIFGVYYRYLDFENSDNPRVKDYSFQKADLGKLFCKTLNLPEEIVNAIAHQNEKYNGEGLPDHLAGDQIPMFSRIISIAEKVEELSRKFNDGRMVVNFLKEEEGKQFDPVLVRHMVEIILKIKK comes from the coding sequence ATGAAGAGTAAATTTGATACGAATGTCCTCGTAGTTGATGATGAAATGGGGCCAAGAGAATCGTTGAAAATGATCCTGAAACCGTATTACAACGTTTTTACCGCGGAAAATGCTCAAAAAGCTTTGGAAATTCTTAATGAAACGCCAATTGATTTGGCCACCCTTGATTTTAAAATGCCAGGAATGACCGGGACAGAATTACTAAAAGAGATTAGAAAGTCCAATGAAGAAATTTCGATCATTATGATCACCGGGTTTGGAACGATGAAAAGCGCTGTCGAAGGAATTCGATACGGCGCTTCAGATTATCTCGTAAAACCCTTTGAAATAATGGAAATTATTGAAATTGTTAAAAAAAATCTGGATAAAAAGAAATCAAAAAGTCAGGTAAATAAATTTGTCAATGAGATGGCCCAGGTGATGGGGGTTCCTGTTCCAAGAAATGATTTTTCAAAATTTAGTTCGATGAGAGCCTATATTTTAAAGAAAATGGAGATTTGTTTTTCCGGGTTTAATTCCCGGTTTGCCTCAAAAGAAGAGGCCATTATTTCTTCAATGAAAGACCTGATTAACGCCGCTGAAAGTCATTCAGCATGGGATAGCCACTCGCCGAGCGTGGCATATTTTGCAAATCTCCTTGGAAAAAAAATTAACCTTGACCCAAAAACACTCGAGGATCTTGAGACGGCGGCATGGCTCCATGATCTTGGAATTTTTGGGGTCTATTATCGATATCTTGATTTTGAAAACAGCGATAATCCCAGGGTTAAAGACTATTCTTTTCAGAAGGCCGATCTGGGAAAATTATTTTGCAAAACACTTAATTTACCGGAAGAAATCGTAAATGCGATCGCTCATCAGAACGAGAAATACAATGGTGAGGGACTCCCCGATCACTTGGCGGGCGATCAAATCCCCATGTTTTCAAGAATCATTTCGATTGCCGAAAAAGTTGAGGAGTTATCCAGAAAGTTTAATGATGGAAGAATGGTGGTGAATTTTCTAAAAGAGGAAGAAGGAAAACAATTTGATCCTGTTTTGGTCAGACATATGGTGGAGATCATTCTGAAAATCAAAAAATAA
- a CDS encoding TrkA C-terminal domain-containing protein: MREVKISLTGNLIERELDRGFTKLGRKALEYYQRNPNLQNLNTSLFQQELEVIQSLKDKYSQALQELSVIQRKALKEALSECTDQFNRTGWGLLQIPVPENTKYAQKKIKELPLRQNILVLMVKKENRMELAHGNTVLEGGDFLICIGNEKGLADLKHLLQQREI; encoded by the coding sequence ATGAGGGAAGTTAAAATCTCCCTGACCGGAAATCTAATTGAAAGGGAATTGGATCGTGGATTTACCAAATTAGGGCGGAAAGCTCTGGAATATTATCAAAGAAATCCAAACCTTCAAAACCTAAACACTTCCCTGTTTCAACAGGAACTGGAGGTCATCCAAAGTTTAAAGGATAAATACTCTCAGGCCCTTCAAGAATTATCCGTCATTCAACGCAAGGCCTTAAAGGAGGCGCTCTCCGAATGTACAGACCAATTCAACCGAACAGGCTGGGGCCTTCTTCAAATCCCTGTTCCGGAAAATACCAAATATGCGCAAAAAAAAATCAAAGAGCTTCCTCTTAGACAAAACATTCTCGTTTTAATGGTCAAAAAAGAAAACCGGATGGAATTGGCTCATGGGAATACGGTTTTGGAAGGGGGGGATTTTCTGATTTGCATTGGAAATGAAAAAGGCCTCGCTGACCTTAAACATTTGCTTCAACAGAGAGAAATCTAA
- the mtaB gene encoding tRNA (N(6)-L-threonylcarbamoyladenosine(37)-C(2))-methylthiotransferase MtaB, with protein MKIAFATLGCKVNQFDTAVMSQEVAGENHQVVSYGQKADLYVINTCTVTENADLESREWVKRARLTNPQAKIIVTGCYAQTNPAEVQKIPGINLILGNEEKKKISSYLPILNSLLLTGEQTEQISCVGEISKEKLFKQPLIEFFLDKTRAFLKVQDGCNAWCSFCIIPQARGKSRSFTPDEIVEQILRFEEKGYREVVFTGINLGAYGLDFSPKSSLLELFRFVERKTSHIRFRFSSIEPDYFSDELVDVFTASKRVCRHFHIPLQSGDRGILQKMNRKYTPQDYRKTVEKIHDQMPDAGIGLDVMVGFPGEGLKEFDATYQLISDLPVSYLHVFPYSSREKTAASLFPGQVSPEEKKERSCRLRQLSQTKGENFKRRFIGKSVKLLVEESREHDPPGTKRGLSDNYLKILIEKAPHLKPNQYITVIPHTLQRDKLIANLF; from the coding sequence ATGAAAATTGCTTTTGCGACCCTGGGGTGTAAGGTCAACCAGTTTGATACCGCCGTCATGTCTCAGGAAGTGGCCGGAGAAAACCACCAGGTGGTTTCTTATGGCCAGAAAGCGGACCTCTACGTCATCAACACCTGTACGGTTACAGAAAATGCCGATTTGGAATCCCGCGAATGGGTTAAAAGGGCCCGTCTGACCAACCCACAGGCAAAAATCATCGTAACCGGGTGTTATGCCCAGACCAACCCGGCCGAGGTTCAAAAAATACCCGGAATCAACCTGATCTTAGGAAATGAAGAGAAAAAAAAGATCTCGTCTTATTTGCCGATTTTAAACTCTTTGTTACTGACCGGAGAGCAAACTGAGCAGATCAGTTGTGTCGGGGAGATTTCCAAGGAAAAACTTTTCAAACAGCCCCTTATTGAATTTTTCTTAGATAAAACCAGAGCATTTCTAAAAGTTCAGGACGGGTGTAATGCCTGGTGTTCTTTTTGCATCATCCCTCAAGCCAGGGGCAAAAGCAGGAGCTTTACACCGGATGAGATCGTCGAACAAATTCTGCGGTTTGAAGAAAAGGGGTACCGGGAAGTCGTTTTTACCGGGATTAATTTAGGGGCCTACGGCCTCGATTTTTCTCCGAAATCCTCTTTATTGGAGTTATTTCGTTTTGTAGAACGGAAAACGTCGCATATTCGTTTCAGGTTCAGCTCCATTGAACCTGATTACTTTAGCGATGAATTAGTGGACGTCTTTACGGCCTCAAAACGGGTTTGCCGCCATTTTCATATTCCGTTGCAAAGCGGCGATCGGGGAATTTTACAGAAAATGAACCGAAAATATACTCCGCAGGATTACCGGAAAACCGTTGAAAAAATCCATGATCAGATGCCTGACGCGGGGATCGGACTGGATGTGATGGTCGGGTTTCCCGGGGAAGGTTTAAAAGAGTTTGATGCCACGTATCAATTGATTTCGGATCTGCCCGTCTCTTATCTGCATGTTTTCCCTTATTCCTCGAGAGAGAAGACCGCCGCAAGCCTTTTTCCCGGCCAGGTTTCACCCGAAGAGAAAAAAGAAAGGTCCTGCCGCCTTCGTCAATTAAGTCAAACTAAAGGGGAGAATTTTAAGAGGAGATTCATCGGAAAAAGCGTAAAGCTTTTAGTTGAAGAGAGCAGGGAACACGATCCCCCGGGAACAAAACGGGGTTTATCCGATAATTATCTTAAAATTCTTATTGAAAAGGCTCCGCATTTAAAACCCAACCAATATATTACCGTTATCCCTCATACTCTGCAAAGAGACAAATTAATCGCCAACTTATTTTAA
- the miaB gene encoding tRNA (N6-isopentenyl adenosine(37)-C2)-methylthiotransferase MiaB → MKKLFIKSFGCQMNDHDAEQMVGLLQKEGFSLTDRQEEADMIIMNTCSIRDKAEQKAYSEFGKLDTLKKKNPELIIGFAGCVAQQEGSKILQRISNVDFVMGPRNISDLPVILEKMEQNERVVHTRDEDPIAPSRPSYRKDNLKAWVTIMEGCDYGCTYCVVPTTRGAERSRPSREIFHEVERLAGEGFKEITLLGQTVNSYGRNLPEIIDFSDLLAILQRVDGIERIRFMTSHPNDLTRKLVETIGRYPKICKHIHLPIQSGSNRILQSMKRGYTYPEYLEKVSLLRSVMPEISITSDIITGFPGETETEFQETLDMLREVQFDALFAFKYSNRPNTIAPLMDGQVSEDVKSKRLAEILEIQQEISRNKNQKLLGVVKEVLVEGVSKNNPERWAGRTDCNRMVHFNTPRDLKGMIVPLRITEARISSVDGELV, encoded by the coding sequence TTGAAAAAGTTATTTATTAAATCGTTTGGCTGTCAGATGAATGACCACGACGCTGAACAAATGGTCGGGTTGCTTCAAAAAGAGGGTTTTTCGTTGACTGACCGGCAGGAAGAGGCCGATATGATTATCATGAATACCTGCAGTATTCGTGATAAGGCCGAGCAAAAAGCCTATAGCGAATTTGGAAAACTTGATACCCTGAAAAAGAAAAACCCGGAATTAATCATCGGATTTGCGGGATGTGTGGCTCAACAAGAGGGAAGCAAGATCCTCCAGCGGATTTCAAATGTGGATTTTGTCATGGGACCGAGGAATATCAGCGACCTTCCGGTCATTCTTGAAAAAATGGAGCAAAATGAGCGGGTGGTTCATACTCGCGATGAAGACCCGATTGCCCCAAGCCGCCCTTCCTATCGAAAAGATAATTTGAAAGCCTGGGTCACCATTATGGAAGGGTGTGATTATGGATGCACCTACTGCGTGGTCCCCACAACCCGAGGGGCCGAAAGGAGCCGGCCCAGCAGAGAAATTTTTCATGAAGTCGAGCGATTAGCCGGCGAAGGGTTTAAGGAAATTACCCTCCTCGGACAAACCGTAAACTCTTACGGAAGGAATCTTCCGGAAATAATTGATTTTTCTGATCTTTTAGCTATTCTACAGCGTGTGGATGGGATTGAACGAATCCGGTTTATGACCTCTCATCCCAACGATTTGACCCGGAAGCTGGTGGAAACGATAGGACGTTACCCTAAAATTTGTAAACATATTCATTTGCCGATTCAATCCGGATCGAACAGGATTCTCCAATCCATGAAACGAGGATATACCTATCCCGAATATCTTGAAAAAGTCTCCTTGTTGCGGTCTGTCATGCCGGAAATCAGCATTACTTCGGATATTATTACCGGTTTTCCGGGAGAAACGGAAACGGAGTTTCAGGAAACGCTTGATATGTTAAGAGAAGTTCAATTTGACGCCCTTTTTGCTTTTAAATACTCCAACCGGCCGAACACGATTGCTCCTTTAATGGACGGTCAGGTTTCGGAAGATGTTAAATCGAAACGTCTGGCTGAAATTCTCGAAATTCAGCAGGAAATTTCCCGCAATAAGAATCAAAAATTGCTTGGAGTCGTGAAAGAGGTACTTGTCGAAGGGGTCAGCAAGAATAACCCGGAAAGATGGGCGGGGAGAACCGATTGCAACCGGATGGTCCATTTTAACACACCGAGAGATTTAAAGGGGATGATCGTTCCCCTTCGGATTACAGAAGCAAGAATTTCCTCGGTAGACGGCGAACTTGTATGA
- a CDS encoding SAM-dependent chlorinase/fluorinase gives MKPVITLTTDFGNKDYFVGSVKGVILQINPDIKIVDITHEIPPFSIQDGAFVIYSSFRFFPKGSIHLVVVDPGVGSERKSILVVSRSGFFLGPDNGLFSYIYEEDDPCQVYEITEKKFFLPSIGQTFHGRDVFAPVAAWLSTEMESSSFGKLIENPIKFRIPKPVTEKNKITGQIIYIDRYGNLITNIKVANLSEIDLTKCRLMIGAYSLAGGKKFYGEAGDKEPSFTINSSGHLEIFQNKSNAADFLHASLQDSVQLIQP, from the coding sequence ATGAAACCTGTTATTACGCTGACCACCGATTTTGGGAACAAAGACTACTTTGTCGGGAGCGTCAAAGGGGTAATTTTACAAATTAATCCCGATATCAAAATTGTTGATATCACGCATGAAATTCCCCCTTTTTCTATTCAAGACGGCGCCTTCGTCATTTATTCTTCCTTTCGTTTTTTTCCGAAAGGGAGTATTCATCTGGTTGTGGTAGACCCCGGTGTAGGCAGTGAACGGAAATCAATATTAGTGGTAAGTCGATCAGGATTTTTCCTCGGCCCGGATAACGGTCTTTTCAGTTACATTTATGAAGAAGACGACCCCTGCCAGGTGTATGAAATTACCGAAAAGAAGTTCTTCTTACCGTCCATCGGACAGACCTTTCACGGGAGGGATGTTTTTGCCCCGGTGGCCGCCTGGCTATCTACTGAAATGGAGAGCTCCTCTTTCGGAAAACTCATTGAAAATCCTATCAAATTTCGCATTCCGAAACCGGTAACCGAAAAAAATAAAATCACCGGACAAATCATTTACATTGACCGTTACGGGAACCTGATTACCAATATTAAAGTTGCGAACCTTTCTGAAATCGATTTAACAAAATGCAGATTAATGATTGGAGCTTACAGCCTTGCCGGAGGAAAAAAATTTTACGGTGAAGCCGGGGATAAAGAACCTTCTTTTACGATCAATAGTTCAGGACATTTAGAAATCTTCCAAAATAAATCAAATGCCGCAGACTTTTTACATGCTTCTCTTCAAGATTCCGTTCAACTGATCCAGCCTTAA
- the greA gene encoding transcription elongation factor GreA, translated as MTRKGYEKLQKELERLKRVERPKNIADIAEARAHGDLSENAEYSAAKEHQSFLEGKIREIETKLVDSQVIETANLSTEKVVFGATVVLIDVETEEERKYTLVGMDEADLKENKISIHSPVAKALIGQKVSVTVKIKAPARTIEYQISKIFFEET; from the coding sequence ATGACACGAAAAGGCTATGAGAAACTACAGAAAGAGCTTGAAAGGCTCAAACGGGTAGAGCGGCCTAAAAACATAGCTGATATTGCCGAAGCCCGGGCGCATGGCGACCTTTCTGAAAACGCAGAGTATTCAGCCGCAAAAGAACACCAATCTTTTTTAGAGGGAAAAATACGGGAGATCGAAACAAAATTAGTCGATTCTCAGGTCATTGAAACGGCCAATCTCTCAACCGAGAAAGTTGTTTTCGGAGCTACGGTGGTTCTCATTGACGTGGAAACGGAAGAAGAAAGAAAATACACCCTGGTCGGGATGGATGAAGCTGATTTAAAAGAGAATAAAATTTCAATTCATTCTCCCGTGGCAAAAGCCCTGATTGGACAAAAAGTCAGTGTTACGGTTAAAATAAAAGCGCCGGCAAGAACGATAGAATACCAAATTTCTAAAATATTTTTTGAGGAAACTTAA